The following are encoded together in the Streptomyces sp. NBC_00358 genome:
- a CDS encoding SDR family NAD(P)-dependent oxidoreductase, translated as MGNGALSGAVIAVAGAGGPAGRAALLALAEAGATVIGADNDPERLAEAVDAARYAHGGSTVVGDTVDLLDLQSTRDWATRIQKDFGRVDGLVHLVGGWRGSETFTKTVLDDWDLLELLLIRTVQHTTLAFHEALQSSDRGRYVLISAAGASNPTAGNAAYSAAKAAAEAWTLAMADYFRKAGVAEGADGPTSAAAILVVKALVHDAMRAERPNAKFAGFTDVKELAESIVGVWDRPAGEVNGKRLWLTEKP; from the coding sequence ATGGGGAACGGGGCTCTCAGCGGTGCGGTGATCGCGGTGGCGGGTGCGGGTGGACCCGCCGGCCGGGCGGCACTGCTCGCACTCGCCGAGGCGGGCGCGACCGTCATCGGCGCGGACAACGACCCGGAGCGGCTGGCGGAGGCCGTGGACGCGGCCCGCTACGCGCACGGCGGCTCCACCGTCGTCGGCGACACCGTCGACCTGCTCGACCTGCAGTCGACCCGCGACTGGGCGACGCGCATCCAGAAGGACTTCGGCCGCGTGGACGGACTCGTCCACCTCGTCGGCGGCTGGCGCGGCAGCGAGACCTTCACCAAGACGGTCCTCGACGACTGGGACCTGCTCGAACTGCTGCTCATCCGCACCGTGCAGCACACCACGCTCGCCTTCCACGAGGCGCTGCAGAGCAGCGACCGCGGCCGGTACGTCCTGATCAGCGCCGCCGGTGCGAGCAATCCCACCGCGGGCAACGCCGCCTACTCCGCGGCCAAGGCCGCGGCCGAGGCGTGGACGCTGGCCATGGCGGACTACTTCCGCAAGGCCGGTGTCGCCGAGGGCGCGGACGGCCCGACCTCCGCGGCTGCCATCCTGGTGGTGAAGGCGTTGGTGCACGACGCGATGCGCGCCGAGCGACCGAACGCGAAGTTCGCGGGCTTCACGGACGTCAAGGAACTCGCCGAGTCCATCGTCGGCGTCTGGGACCGGCCCGCCGGTGAAGTGAACGGAAAGCGTCTGTGGCTGACCGAGAAGCCGTGA